The following are encoded in a window of Oncorhynchus mykiss isolate Arlee chromosome 11, USDA_OmykA_1.1, whole genome shotgun sequence genomic DNA:
- the cenpe gene encoding centromere-associated protein E isoform X3, whose amino-acid sequence MAEESAVKVCVRVRPLIEREETAAESAEPVKFYWKADKKTIHQVDDGNLTKNFSFDRVFSAEETTLQLYQELAKPLVVSTVEGYNGTIFAYGQTSSGKTFTMMGSSLTPGVIPLAMEDVFQTIKNCPKKEFLLRVSYLEIYNETVTDLLCDSWKRKPLEIREGNNKNVYVADLTEELVTSPEQALAWIRKGEKNRHYGKTKMNQRSSRSHTIFRMILESRDRGDSASGENSDCAIIVSHLNLVDLAGTERASQTGAEGTRFKEGCNINRSLFTLGQVIKKLSDETQKGFTNYRDSKLTRILQNSLGGNAKTVIICTITPVTLEETLSTLQFASAAKNMKNDPHVTEVSDDGALLRRYRNEIVELKRRLLEVSSVTQTTATEKETLSQILQEKDQLQREQEDRYKNLTKLLVTSANFVTIKKMPKRRVTWGGKLPSPAFHHAGESDLSFAEPFLKKRKADMSVLTEQNEDGEEFDSTFDMEMNQSNLTVRGFAESEFLSPNQLNKLSEKVSCLELQLENETQQKQEAMEEVETFQRRVVELEKQLEEKSLMPADAQLDNETQQNQEAMEKVATFEMRVAELEKQLENSQMPADAQEQMKRGFEETIQLCETLVSEKEMVATERDYLKKELNIIMEQTEKLKKEKAVLLQEMEEKKEIDEFNSLEEESKREYEKELLNDISSLKKAMEASGRKSQELEANLVAMSEELKKKGDWAEELQRSSDVDLVQQVKQLRRSLDDAEGLSRDTKKEWAHLRSENISLKQRAVTLTAGYERMEAQVNGLRHQLETEKSSFKKMQVDLQRELQGAFEENTKLTTLLDGKVPKNLIDSIELEKTVADLKKELEKSHEDERTLQAKIEDLSALQDLPDKVNSFMKQVCDLTEDLCAVQKERDMLVSAKACSEEEAHQFREHVQSSQEQLVKLQGDLSKAELRENDLTQQCTDITEQLETLRKDLARSSLENSQLLTTVEESSLRLKENEQYRASIEDQLCGMQQVMKELEEKLADCESSKEKYDHLSQEHQDQIRQLSEEVIQVQAELKRQQHLNSEQQSCAQQDDQHQLQIQELRAALETMTEERSQLNSDLQQNMEMVAETQGLLHSIQEELRQQKQVNSDLESQSLQKESLLEQQMRQLSDALESGQAERERLLSEKTDSSQNHAEELEKLRSTVTSLTEERDQLQEILEGIREERNQLKRDLEKNMDMMIENQEELRVALEKIYHQEENMKPTKTANLEELQSQMKQLNEELESVRTERECLLFEKTNSLPNHAEELGKLLSTVTSLTGERDQLQEILEGVREERNQLKRELEDNVEMQHLNSVHQPHREHQETDLRLQMQLEAVKELEERLEAVKEERSQLKTDLQDNVDMMIENQEELREAQEKIKSLQGKIQRLQTQNADVETRLNNRNVPENTSCLGELQNQIRQLNEELKSVRAERERLLSEKTDGSRNHAGELEKLLSTVTSLTEERDQLQEILEGIREERNQLKRDLEDKVEMIIQVHTEPKHQQHLNSEQQTEREHQEAQLQQQLQQLGEELETMTQERCQLKGDLQENLEMAAETQGLLHSIQEELRQQRQVNSDLESQSLQKESLLEQQAKQLNEELESVRAERERLLSEKTDSSQNHAEELEKLLSTVTSLTGERDQLQEILVGILEERNQLKRDLEENVKMIENQEELREALKNMKPMATANLEELQSQMKQLNEELESVRAERERLLSEKTDSSQNHAEELEKLRSTVTSLTGERDQLQEILEGVREERNQHKRDLEGKVEMSIKVQEELKQQQHLNSEQQTEREHQEAQLKQQLQQLGEELETMTQERCQLKGDLQENLEMAAETQGLLHSIQEELRQQRQVNSDLESQSLQKESLLEQQAKQLNEELESVRAERERLLSEKTDSSQNHAEELEKLLSTVTSLTGERDQLQEILEGVREERNQHKRDLEDNVEMSIKVQEELKQQQHLNSEQQTEREHQEAQLKQQLQQLGEELETMTQEQCQLKGDLQENLEMAAETQGLLHSIQEELRQQRQVNSDLESQSLQKESLLEQQIKAKQLNEELESVRAERERLLSEKTDSSQNHAEELEKLRSTVTSLTGERDQLQEILEGTREERNQLKRDLEGKVEMMQQLEEEGTHMRDERAQIQGDLQENMEMVIQVQRTLEQQQRLNSQQQAEHEQHEDKLKQQIKQLEEECKGFKEGQFHFKVEADTSHKMLSDANATISILTEQINNLEQSTSCCTTSAGEGLCSRLEGSMQKLQVSLVRLQLVINGASKPGHGPLVDVTQVEEVMMLKLLPLLPKPTQKIYSNINRSTVQITNTVWDTKVLLKLCAKDYKTHIEALVQNDLAVFEERRLQDLLLCRAQAPSHSVKVVENDLLGVWDERLSELLDRREGYLQKMNSVLKKLEESLAAHPAAVSEELRARERSNEELNALCMVHSPDSAAVENFLERELARRSALAQANTLALQGLRDERCGLLKELGVVRAQADSQLKEERSKTSTLLQILERASVKTEADLLRDNQQLTLKRQQLDGEIKEMQMRVDQLEEDQIKAANSVSNHKQATQLLQTELQDACAQVKDREGSIQVLKEKLRETEVLAKRRASPSALQHEELKAKVLKMELEMTASSSKHQEELLRMTTVLNHKEDALRTLKETLRRSQQEEAESFNEGQDLHARLITARGRTVQSNILLEKNKLEEELKRLQSKISELESLVSTQQGEITKWKARAIKLKEKKRDVVDKPLSPCTPTKHRLPMNSEQFLNSPKRFLDSPKKFLDSPKKFLDSPKKFLDSPKKFLDSPKSKFFDVRPGSESMSINCPKQFFDNSNLGTIQEVAGIPISEIEAAGSAEEDASASVDKKDEFWPLSPKQSDVCKQQ is encoded by the exons ATGGCAGAGGAATCTGCTGTCAAAGTCTGTGTACGGGTTCGACCTCTGATAGAAAG GGAGGAAACTGCTGCAGAAAGCGCTGAGCCAGTCAAGTTTTATTGGAAAGCGGATAAGAAGACAATTCATCAGGTCGACGATGGAAATCTTACCAAGAACTTCAGCTTTG ACCGTGTATTTAGTGCTGAAGAAACAACTCTGCAGCTGTACCAGGAACTTGCAAAGCCTCTTGTTGTCTCCACTGTTGAAGGTTATAATG GAACAATATTTGCTTATGGACAAACTTCATCTGGAAAGACTTTCACTATGATGGGGAGTTCTCTTACTCCAGGAGTTATACCCCTTGCCATGGAGGATGTCTTCCAGACGATAAAAAAT TGTCCAAAAAAGGAGTTCCTCCTGAGGGTGTCATACTTGGAGATCTACAATGAAACAGTGACAGATTTGCTCTGTGACAGTTGGAAAAGGAAACCTCTAGAGATCCGAGAGGGAAACAAT AAAAATGTCTATGTAGCTGACCTAACTGAGGAACTGGTGACATCTCCTGAGCAAGCCCTTGCGTGGATTAGAAAAGGAGAAA AGAATCGCCATTATGGAAAGACAAAAATGAACCAGCGAAGCAGTCGTTCGCACACAATTTTCCGCATG ATCTTGGAGAGTCGTGACAGGGGTGACTCTGCATCTGGTGAAAATTCAGACTGCGCCATTATTGTGTCCCATTTG AATTTGGTTGACCTGGCTGGGACTGAGCGAGCAAGTCAAACAGGTGCTGAAG GTACACGTTTCAAAGAAGGATGTAATATAAATCGCAGCCTGTTCACCCTCGGTCAAGTGATCAAGAAACTGTCTGATGAAACCCAGAA GGGTTTCACTAACTACAGGGACAGTAAACTCACCCGCATTCTCCAAAATTCCTTGGGTGGAAATGCAAAAACTGTCATCATCTGCACCATCACCCCAGTTACTCTGGAAGAAACACTTAGCACTCTTCAA TTTGCTAGTGCAGCAAAGAACATGAAGAATGACCCGCATGTCACAGAGGTTTCTGATGACGGAGCCCTTCTGAGAAGATACAGAAATGAAATTGTAGAACTCAAGCGCAGACTTTTGGAG GTCTCATCAGTCACTCAAACAACTGCGACAGAGAAGGAGACTCTGTCCCAGATTTTGCAAGAGAAGGATCAGCTCCAAAGAGAACAAGAAGACCGGTATAAGAATTTAACCAAACTTCTAGTCACTTCGGCAAACTTCGTTACCATCAAAAAG ATGCCGAAACGCAGGGTTACGTGGGGTGGAAAACTGCCATCACCAGCCTTCCACCATGCTGGAGAGTCAGATCTAAGCTTTGCTGAGCCTTTTCTCAAAAAGAGAAAAGCTGATATGTCTGTCTTGACAGAGCAGAATGAAG ATGGCGAGGAGTTCGATTCTACCTTTGACATGGAGATGAACCAGAGCAATCTGACCGTGCGGGGTTTTGCAGAAAG TGAATTTTTATCTCCAAACCAACTGAACAAATTGTCTGAGAAGGTGTCCTGTCTGGAGCTCCAGCTGGAAAATGAGACTCAGCAGAAGCAGGAGGCCATGGAGGAAGTGGAGACATTTCAGAGGCGGGTTGTGGAACTGGAGAAGCAGCTAGAAGAAAAGTCACTAATGCCTGCTGATGCACAGTTGGACAATGAGACTCAGCAGAACCAGGAAGCCATGGAGAAGGTGGCTACTTTCGAGATGAGGGTTGCTGAACTGGAGAAGCAGCTAGAAAATTCTCAAATGCCTGCTGATGCACAGGAGCAG atgaaAAGGGGATTTGAAGAGACCATTCAACTCTGTGAGACGTTGGTGTCTGAGAAG GAAATGGTTGCTACTGAGCGTGATTATCTCAAGAAGGAGCTCAACATCATAATGGAACAGACTGAAAAGTTGAAAAAAGAAAAGGCTGTACTTCTtcaggagatggaggagaagaaagagatagATGAATTCAATTCTTTGGAAGAGGAGAGCAAAAGAGAATATGAG AAAGAACTACTGAATGACATTTCCTCCTTAAAGAAGGCCATGGAGGCCTCGGGACGCAAATCTCAAGAGCTTGAG GCTAATCTGGTGGCAATGTCCGAGGAGCTGAAAAAGAAAGGCGACTGGGCAGAGGAACTACAAAGATCG AGTGACGTTGACTTGGTCCAACAAGTGAAGCAGCTGCGACGCTCTCTGGATGATGCTGAGGGGTTGAGCCGTGACACTAAGAAGGAGTGGGCCCACCTGCGCAGTGAAAATATATCACTCAAACAGAGGGCT GTCACACTAACTGCTGGCTATGAGAGGATGGAAGCTCAGGTGAATGGCCTTCGACATCAGTTGGAGACAGAAAAATCGAGCTTCAAAAAGATGCAAGTTGACCTTCAGAGGGAGTTACAGGGAGCCTTTGAGGAGAACACCAAGCTTACTACTCTTCTGGATGGAAAAGTTCCCAAAA ATCTTATAGACAGCATTGAACTTGAGAAAACAGTTGCTGACCTGAAGAAAGAGCTGGAGAAGTCTCATGAAGATGAGCGAACCCTACAAGCTAAGATCGAGGATTTGAGTGCACTGCAGGATCTTCCAGATAAAGTCAACAGTTTTATGAAGCAG GTATGTGATCTCACGGAGGACCTCTGTGCAGTCCaaaaagagagagacatgctggTGTCTGCTAAGGCCTGCAGTGAGGAGGAAGCTCATCAATTCAGAGAACATGTCCAGAGCTCCCAGGAGCAGCTAGTCAAACTTCAAGGTGATCTGAGCAAAGCAGAGTTGAGGGAAAACGACCTAACCCAGCAGTGCACCGACATCACTGAGCAACTGGAGACTCTCCGTAAGGACTTGGCGCGCTCCTCTCTGGAGAACAGTCAGCTTCTGACTACTGTGGAAGAGTCCAGCCTGAGA cTGAAGGAGAATGAACAGTATCGCGCATCAATTGAAGATCAATTGTGTGGAATGCAACAAGTCATGAAAGAGTTGGAGGAGAAGCTTGCTGACTGTGAATCATCCAAGGAAAAATATGACCATTTATCCCAGGAACACCAAGATCAG ATAAGGCAGCTGAGTGAGGAGGTGATACAGGTCCAGGCAGAACTAAAACGGCAACAGCATCTGAACTCAGAACAGCAGTCATGTGCCCAACAAGATGATCAACATCAGCTACAA ATACAGGAACTACGAGCTGCATTGGAGACCATGACAGAGGAAAGGAGCCAGTTGAACAGTGACTTGCAGCAAAATATGGAAATG GTTGCAGAGACTCAGGGACTTCTCCATTCCATCCAAGAGGAGCTCAGACAACAGAAACAAGTGAACTCTGACCTTGAGAGCCAAAGTTTACAGAAGGAGTCTCTTCTAGAACAGCAG ATGAGGCAGCTGAGTGATGCACTTGAGTCTGGGCAAGCTGAGAGAGAGCGTCTCCTGTCTGAGAAGACAGACAGCTCTCAGAATCATGCAGAGGAGTTGGAGAAGCTGCGCTCTACTGTGACATCactgactgaagagagagaccagctccaGGAGATACTGGAGGGAATCCGAGAG GAGAGGAACCAGCTCAAGAGAGACCTGGAGAAGAATATGGACATG ATGATTGAAAATCAGGAGGAACTACGGGTGGCACTTGAAAAGATATACCATCAAGAGGAAAATATGAAGCCTACGAAGACTGCAAATCTAGAGGAGCTGCAAAGTCAG ATGAAGCAACTGAATGAGGAGCTTGAGTCTGTGCGAACTGAGAGAGAGTGTCTCCTGTTTGAGAAGACCAATAGCCTTCCGAATCATGCAGAGGAGTTGGGGAAGCTGCTCTCTACTGTGACCTcactgactggagagagagaccagctccaGGAGATACTGgagggagtcagagaggagaggaaccagCTCAAGAGAGAACTGGAGGACAATGTGGAGATG CAACATCTGAACTCAGTACACCAGCCCCATAGAGAACATCAGGAGACTGACCTACGTTTGCAG ATGCAACTAGAGGCAGTGAAGGAGTTAGAGGAGCGACTGGAAGCTGTTAAAGAGGAGCGGAGCCAGCTGAAGACTGACCTTCAGGACAATGTAGACATG ATGATTGAGAATCAAGAGGAACTAAGGGAGGCTCAAGAGAAGATCAAATCGCTACAGGGGAAAATCCAACGACTTCAGACTCAGAATGCAGATGTTGAGACAAGATTGAACAACAGAAATGTTCCAGAGAATACGTCCTGTCTAGGAGAGCTGCAAAACCAG ATAAGGCAGCTGAATGAGGAGCTCAAGTCTGTGCGAGCTGAGAGAGAGCGTCTCCTGTCTGAGAAGACAGACGGCTCTCGGAATCATGCAGGGGAGTTGGAGAAGCTGCTCTCTACTGTGACCTCgctgactgaagagagagaccagctccaGGAGATACTGGAGGGAATCCGAGAGGAGAGGAACCAGCTCAAGAGAGACCTGGAGGACAAAGTGGAGATG ATCATACAAGTACATACAGAACCTAAACATCAGCAACATCTGAACTCAGAGCAACAGACTGAGAGGGAACATCAAGAAGCTCAACTTCAGCAGCAA CTACAGCAGCTAGGAGAGGAACTGGAAACCATGACACAGGAGCGGTGTCAGTTGAAGGGTGACCTGCAGGAAAATCTGGAGATG GCTGCAGAGACTCAGGGACTTCTCCATTCCATCCAAGAGGAGCTCAGACAACAGAGACAAGTGAACTCTGACCTTGAGAGCCAAAGTTTACAGAAGGAGTCTCTTCTAGAACAGCAG GCTAAGCAGCTGAATGAGGAGCTTGAGTCTGtgcgagcagagagagagcgtcTCCTGTCTGAGAAGACAGACAGCTCTCAGAATCATGCAGAGGAGTTGGAGAAGCTGCTCTCTACTGTGACCTcactgactggagagagagaccagctccaGGAGATACTGGTGGGAATCCTGGAGGAGAGGAACCAGCTCAAGAGAGACCTGGAGGAGAATGTGAAGATG ATTGAAAACCAGGAGGAACTACGGGAGGCACTTAAAAATATGAAACCTATGGCGACTGCAAATCTAGAGGAGCTGCAAAGTCAG ATGAAGCAGCTGAATGAGGAGCTTGAGTCTGtgcgagcagagagagagcgtcTCCTGTCTGAGAAGACAGACAGCTCTCAGAATCATGCAGAGGAGTTGGAGAAGCTGCGCTCTACTGTGACCTcactgactggagagagagaccagctccaGGAGATACTGgagggagtcagagaggagaggaaccagCACAAGAGAGACCTGGAGGGCAAGGTGGAGATG TCCATCAAAGTCCAGGAGGAGTTGAAACAGCAGCAACATCTGAACTCAGAGCAACAGACTGAGAGGGAACATCAAGAAGCTCAACTTAAGCAACAA CTACAGCAGCTAGGAGAGGAACTGGAAACCATGACACAGGAGCGGTGTCAGTTGAAGGGTGACCTGCAGGAAAATCTGGAGATG GCTGCAGAGACTCAGGGACTTCTCCATTCCATCCAAGAGGAGCTCAGACAACAGAGACAAGTGAACTCTGACCTTGAGAGCCAAAGTTTACAGAAGGAGTCTCTTCTAGAACAGCAG GCTAAGCAGCTGAATGAGGAGCTTGAGTCTGtgcgagcagagagagagcgtcTCCTGTCTGAGAAGACAGACAGCTCTCAGAATCATGCAGAGGAGTTGGAGAAGCTGCTCTCTACTGTGACCTcactgactggagagagagaccagctccaGGAGATACTGgagggagtcagagaggagaggaaccagCACAAGAGAGACCTGGAGGACAATGTGGAGATG TCCATCAAAGTCCAGGAGGAGTTGAAACAGCAGCAACATCTGAACTCAGAGCAACAGACTGAGAGGGAACATCAAGAAGCTCAACTTAAGCAACAA CTACAGCAGCTAGGAGAGGAACTGGAAACCATGACACAGGAGCAGTGTCAGTTGAAGGGTGACCTGCAGGAAAATCTGGAGATG GCTGCAGAGACTCAGGGACTTCTCCATTCCATCCAAGAGGAGCTCAGACAACAGAGACAAGTGAACTCTGACCTTGAGAGCCAAAGTTTACAGAAGGAGTCTCTTCTAGAACAGCAG ATAAAGGCTAAGCAGCTGAATGAGGAGCTTGAGTCTGTGCGAGCTGAGAGAGAGCGTCTCCTGTCTGAGAAGACAGACAGCTCTCAGAATCATGCAGAGGAGTTGGAGAAGCTGCGCTCTACTGTGACCTcgctgactggagagagagaccagctccaGGAGATACTGGAGGGAACCCGAGAGGAGAGGAACCAGCTCAAGAGAGACCTGGAGGGCAAGGTGGAGATG ATGCAGCAGCTAGAGGAAGAAGGCACACACATGAGAGATGAGAGGGCCCAGATTCAGGGAGACCTGCAGGAAAATATGGAGATG GTCATACAAGTCCAGAGGACATTAGAACAGCAGCAACGTCTGAACTCACAACAGCAGGCTGAGCACGAACAACACGAGGACAAACTTAAACAACAA attaagCAGCTGGAGGAGGAATGTAAAGGTTTCAAAGAAGGACAGTTTCACTTCAAAGTCGAAGCAGACACCTCACACAAG aTGCTTAGTGACGCGAACGCAACCATCTCCATATTGACAGAGCAGATCAATAACCTGGAGCAGAGCACCAGCTGTTGTACCACCAGTGCAGGAGAGGGACTGTGTTCCAGGCTGGAAGGTTCAATGCAGAAGCTCCAG GTGTCACTGGTGAGGCTCCAGCTTGTTATCAATGGTGCTTCTAAGCCTGGACATGGGCCCTTGGTTGATGTCACACAAGTTGAAGAAGTCATGATGCTGAAACTGTTGCCCCTTCTTCCAAAGCCCACACAAAAGATCTATAGCAATATCAATAGATCTACTGTCCAGATCACTAACACAGTGTGGGATACAAAG GTGCTGCTGAAGCTGTGTGCCAAGGATTACAAAACCCACATTGAAGCCCTGGTTCAGAATGACTTGGCTGTATTTGAGGAGAGGAGACTCCAGGACCTGCTCCTCTGTAGAGCCCAGGCACCCAGTCACTCAGTCAAGGTGGTTGAGAATGACCTCCTTGGAGTCTGGGACGAGAGACTGTCAGAGCTGTTGGACAGGAGAGAAGGTTACCTCCAG AAAATGAACAGTGTTTTGAAGAAGCTTGAGGAGAGCCTGGCCGCTCACCCAGCAGCAGTGTCAGAGGAGCTGAGGGCGCGAGAGAGGAGCAACGAGGAGCTGAATGCTCTATGCATGGTCCACTCACCGGACTCAGCAGCAGTGGAGAATTTCCTGGAGCGAGAGCTGGCCCGGCGCTCTGCTTTGGCACAGGCCAACACACTGGCTCTCCAG GGATTGCGAGATGAGCGCTGTGGTTTGCTCAAAGAGCTAGGCGTGGTCCGAGCACAGGCTGACAGTCAGCTGAAAGAAGAGAGGAGTAagacctctactctactgcagATACTGGAGCGTGCCTCCGTCAAGACTGAAGCTGACCTGCTGAGGGACAACCAGCAACTTACCCTGAAACGTCAGCAGTTGGATGGAGAAATCAAG gaaatgcagatgagaGTTGATCAGCTGGAAGAGGACCAGATCAAAGCTGCTAATAGTGTCTCAAACCACAAACAAGCCACCCAGCTACTACAAACTGAGCTTCAGGATGCTTGTGCACAAGTCAAGGACAGGGAGGGCTCCATTCAAGTCCTAAAAGAGAAACTCAGAGAGACTGAA GTTCTGGCTAAGAGAAGAGCATCACCTAGTGCTCTTCAGCATGAAGAGCTGAAAGCTAAAGTTTTGAAAATGGAGTTGGAGATGACTGCATCGTCCTCTAAACACCAAGAAGA GTTACTGAGGATGACGACGGTCCTGAACCACAAGGAGGACGCTCTGAGGACGCTGAAGGAGACTCTGAGAAGATCACAACAGGAGGAAGCAGAGTCAT TCAATGAGGGACAGGATCTGCATGCCAGACTGATAACCGCCAGAGGACGCACGGTCCAAAGCAACATTCTCCTTGAAAAGAACAAACTTGAGGAGGAACTGAAAAGGCTACAGAGCAAAATTTCAGAATTGGAGAG CCTTGTGTCCACTCAGCAAGGAGAGATCACAAAGTGGAAGGCTAGAGCAATTAaactgaaggagaagaagagggacgTAGTAGACAAGCCTCTGTCTCCATGTACTCCTACAAAACACCGCCTTCCCATGAATTCTGAGCAGTTCCTCAACTCTCCCAAGAGGTTCCTCGACTCTCCCAAGAAGTTCCTCGACTCTCCCAAGAAGTTCCTCGACTCTCCCAAGAAGTTCCTCGACTCTCCCAAGAAGTTCCTCGACTCTCCCAAGAGCAAGTTCTTCGATGTCCGTCCAGGCTCTGAATCCATGTCGATCAACTGTCCCAAGCAGTTTTTTGATAACTCCAACCTTGGAACCATTCAAG AGGTTGCAGGTATTCCCATATCAGAAATTGAGGCTGCTGGAAGTGCAGAAGAGG ATGCAAGCGCAAGCGTGGATAAAAAGGACGAATTTTGGCCTCTGTCACCAAAGCAATCTGATGTATGCAAACAACAGTAA